The Paenibacillus sp. RC334 nucleotide sequence TTGGCATTCTGAATCCTGAATATCTTATGATTCTCCACTGCATATTCATCTAAAATGATTTTCCTCAGTGTACCGTCCCTATGATATTCACTAAGTGGTGATAAACACATAAGGCTAGGCGGATTAGCCAGCCAATACCTCGTTTGCTGCATTCGCTGCATATCGGCAAAAACAACCAGCTTCCAGCTTAATCCGGCTTGATATACATCAAATATTTCCTTTAGCTGCTCTGAAACTATGGATACCGGATGCTCAATAAAATCGATATAGTCTGCATCACCCGAAACATAAAATTGTAAAATGGAATCCTCCGCGCTGGCTGCCCACTCCAAGAGCTGCCTACGATTCATCTCTTCGGAATGCATATACTCTGTAATACGGTTATCCTGATGAATCATGTAATATTCCATATGCTGCTGAATACACCGCCTCACTGATTCCTTTATACTCCCCTATTCTTACTTCCAAATCATCTTCGCACCTCAAAGCCCTGAATTCCGGTAGTTGTATAGCCTGTGGAATAGCATCCTTAGCTAATTGCAAAATGTATTTATGATATTCCACTGCAGCCTGAAGTGCAAAGCGCTCAACATCAGGCTGAATAACCTTATTCATATAGGGTTTTCGGAGCTGATTCAATTCATCCTCCAGTTCTCCCAGATAGCTAAATGCCCATCCTGCATCATAGGTTCCATGACAAGGTTGAGGATCAAAGAACCAATTTTTATCATAGGCTTCGATGACATAGTTATAGTTTCGATCCATCAGATACGTGCGCCTCATTGAATAGGTAATGTATCCAATCCTTGTCTTGGCCACTTCTGTAGAATTGGCTTGCAGGCAGATCAATTGAAAGGATTGAATAAAAGATAAGATGAGCTCGTCTTTTCTTTGCTCATACAAAGACATTACTTGGTGTAATTTCTGATTCAGCACATCTTCTGCATAGGTCTTTTGAAAGTGTTCTAGTGCTTCCAGTCTATTCATAATCCCACCTCTGAACCTATTATATAGAATATTTACATGATATTACTGGTCCTATTATCCTATTTAATTACACTTTTTTCATATGATAAGATTGCAAACGAATGTATAAAAAACCAAAAAAATCATTTAATAATTTCATAAATATGTATTCGTATACCCTATACCTCTCAAAAAACCTCCTCACTAGACCTACGAAATGAAGGTTTGCGCAAGCGAATAGGTAAATGGAAGTAGAAAGCCCGGTCTACAATGAAATAATCATGTATAGGGGCAGTACCAGCGAACGTGACACCACCCGCAAAGTATTTACCATCAATTTCCACATGTTTGCACTTCATGACAGCTACGTGGTTCAAATTGCGCCTTGGAAACCACGTTGAACCAGAATAACGAGTGCAAAGCAGAACTATGGTTCCGATACCAACAAAAACCGGAACTTTTCACTGGTTTACTTTACGGGCTGTGACAGCTTCGCTGGTACTACCCCATAAATGCTAATTTTTTGTATCGTTTGATAAAGATTCGTTCAAGCTGCGACGTGACCTTGAGATACAAAAAAGAAAGCCTTGAACCGGAAAATATTGGATCATATGTTTATTGATGCATGAAAAATTTGGATTGGTGTAGTATAGTTGAACAAATGGAAAAAGAAGGTGATACCAATGAGTTTTGCTCTTGTATTATTTATTGCAGCTGTGATTCAATTTGTTCTGGATAAAATTATCAGCAAAACAAATGAGAAGATATCAGACACGGATGGTTTTATCCCATACAGGTGGTTCATTGTGATTGGGGGTATTGTGGTAATTTTGTCAGTTCTTTTTGTTAAAGAACCTTATAAATATGTTTGGATTGGCGTATTACTTATTCTAGTGTTCGGTGTTCGATCTATCTTCCAATGGAAATATATTCGAAGTTCACAAAAACATATTATTTCACTATTGATGATGGCCATATCTGTAGTTGGTACAATTGTTTACGTTTTAATTTAACAAAAAAACCGCACAATTAGTGGTAATATCCCCTTTAAGTAGACACTCATAAAAAAACCTTGTGTTAACATGAGGAAACGAGTGAACTTGGAGGGGATTTTTTTGGCAAAAAGGGACAGGTATTTCAAGCATATCTGGCTGGAGCGGAGAGTTATAAAGTAGCCGCAGAGAGGTTGGGGATTAAGCACTGCACCCAGCTCAAAGTATGGGTAAGAAAGTATCGAAATGGAGAGCCACTCGATACACGCAAGGGCTCCTCAAGCCCTATGAAAGGACGTCCCCCCCGTAAGGCGTTTGCCAGTATCAAAGAAGAACGGGATTACTTGAAAGCTCAGGTGGACTACTTAAAAAAGCGATATCCAAATCTGGTAACGGAGCGAAGCTTAGACTACAAGATCACTACGAAGTGATTGAAGAACTGCGTGACCTCCATGGCATTACGCGCCTACTAGAACATTGCAGGGCTATCCAGGGCCAATTACTACAAGTGGCGAAATACACACGCGCAACGAGCTGAAGCCCATACGCGGGACCATGAAATCAAGGAGCATATGGTAGCCATCCACTTAGCACACCGATATTACTTATATCTCGGATGGCACCCATTTTTATTACCTGTCCGCGATCCAGGATCTCTTTAACAATGAGATTGTCGCTTGGCAAATCTCCGACCGTAACGATGTGAAACTGGTCCTGGATACGGTGGAGCAGTGGACACGAAAAAGAGACGTCTTGGAAGCCGTACTCCATTCGGACCAAGGCTTCCAATATACGTCTCAGGCGTACAACACACGATTAGAGGCATTCAGCGTCAAAGGCAGCCACTCTCGCAAAGCAACCTGCCTGGATAACGCATGCATCGAATCCTTTTTTTCGCATCTCAAGACAGAGAAGTTGTACCTTCACCAGTGTAAATCAGAAGCAGAGATCCATCAAGCCGTAGAGGAATATATCTACTTTTATAACTACCAACGGTTTCAAGCTAAACTCAAACAGCGCGCACCGATTGAATATCGGCACGCGCTGGCTGCATAGCTTTTTTCATCTGTCTACTTGACAGGGGTATGACCAGGCGAATGCTGATCAATTTGGTAGACAACGCGGTGAAGTTTACAAACGCGGGGGAAGTCACTCTGTCTGCTGCTACCCAATTGTATGATCATTCCGGCATTTGCTTAAAGCAGAGGCTGAATTCTACTCATACATGGCCTAAAAGGGCACAAAAACCCGTGACGGATATCGTCACGGGTTTTCATGTCATGGATGTTTGCTAATAGGTAGTAATTGTCTCTCTAAACTTACGTATATGTGCAGGGCTGGGCCTAATAACGCTTGGGAGCAGCCAGCTTGGCCAAATCCGCCATGTACGTAAAAAAGGCTTCCGGATCCGTGTCATATACCAGATTAACAGGGCGGCCTTCCGCCTGTTCCACGGTTCTGCCCTGACTTGGACCATCTGCGATGACGCTGCAATGTACCGTTTTTTTCTTTACAATATCCGGACGTCCCACCGATGCGGTGGTCAGCACATCCCACAGATAGTAGGTTGAGTTCGTCTCGCTATAGACGAGCGGCGGACACCCTGCGTAGCAGTTGCCCAGGAAATCCACGCCTTCATAGCGGCGCTCGGCAGCCCAACGATTGCGTACGGCTGGCGTTAATGGCACTTTGCTTGTGCTTTCCAGTGCCACCAGATCAATGGTAATGCCGCTTTGCCATACCCGATATGCTGCTTCCGGATCCCAGAACACATTCCATTCTGCTGTGCCGTCATGCTCAGGCTCCTCTACATTACCTTTTTCAAAGGTACCGCCCATCCATACCAGCTTGTCAATTTTCGCTTCAATATCCGGTGCCTCATCCAGCGCGCGTGCCAGATCGGTCAGCGGTCCAGTGAACAGGAGCAGTGTTTTGCCTTCGGCTCCACGTACCTTTTCGATCAGATGCTGATGAGCCGGCAGAGCTGAAAGCGGCGCTTCCATTTGTCCCGATTCATTCAGCACTGGCAATGCATCTACATAAAAGGAATGTAAACGCCAAGCGGCAGGAAATGGATTTTTACCGCGTGAATTAGATTTAGCGACTTCCACAGGCCCTTTATTTCGGCCAAAACGATCAATAATTTTACGGCTGGCATCCGTCGCAGGCTCCAGGTAACCATCTGCTGGAATAACCGATACTCCGGTCAAATGAACTTGCTCCATCTGAAGCAGCATAAACAGGGATACCAGATCATCCACTCCACCATCATGATTAAAATAAACGTTTGTCTGACTCATCTGTCTCTTCCTTCCTTATATCCCCGCGTAACAGGCATGTTCTCATCGGCAATCATCTTTAATTATGCCTGATCACTTCGCTAGAGTAAATGTGCTATACTACTTTACATCAATAAAAAAATGACCTATATTTACCATTAATGTATAATTCAAATTTTATGCAATTACTTTTATAATCTAATGAGCAGCAGGGAAGAAGGTGCAGCCTATGGTATCCAATCTGAATGCAGCCGGGGATGGTTTGCTTGCCATCATTGAAGAATTGCGCAGCGAGCTTATTACAAAGGCACAGCATGAAGCCTTTACCGACCCTTCCATTGTAGAGCTAAGTCAACGTCTGGATCATTATGTAGTCCTTGCCCAACAAAGAAAAAAGAAAAGCTAATGCCTCTTTGGTCCCCACCATACAATCCTCCCCCTCTCGGGTCAGTTCAACATATAAAGCACCCATTTCCCTGTCCAGTCCCGGCCCTGATCCTCAGGTTCTGCCGCTGGAGCAGGAATTTTTTTGTTTACTCCGTGCTTTTACCCTTCCACCTTCGCTCCATAGGATCGGGCCACGGCTACCGCCTGCTGGATATCGAGCTTCGCTCCGGTGATATCCAAATCTTTAAAATTCACGCCATCCATCTTCGCACCCCGCAGATCCGTTCCTTGAAGCTGCGCCCGGTGCAGCCTTACTCGGGTAAGATCCGCTTCCCGCAAATCTGCCTTTTCCAGATTACATTCGGTTAAGTCAGCTTCCTTGAATCGTATTTTTCGCAAATCCTGTTTTCTTAAATCTGCATGACGCAAGTTCGTGTATGACCAATCTCCGCCTGTAATCGTGATACCATCCATATTCGCCCCCGCGAAATCTGAGCCTACCAGCTTGCAGTTATCAAACCGGGCCACAAACAGATTGGCACTGGTAAATAGACAATTCGTAAAGGCAGACTCCTTGTAATGAGAGGCATTCAGGATGGCTCCGGTAAAATCACAGTCCACAAAAGTACAGTCTTCAACAAGAGATTCATTCATCTCCACCCCCCGAAAGCGACAGCGGATAAACTCACAATTTCTCCACTCGCCTTCCCGGGCATCCATCGAACCAAAATCACGCGCTTCATAGACCTCATCTGTATAAAAAAACATGTTCTCCCCCTATTCCTTATCCCTCATATCAGGAACTCAGCATTTCGGCAAAGACCGTTCAAAACCCCTTTTCATTTTACCGAGCAAGCCCTTCATCATCTCATGATCCTCTGTCGTAAACTCGGACATACATGCACGGATCAGCTTCATATAGTAAGGCACGACCGTTACCAGTAGCTCCCGTCCTGCCTCCTTTAGTCCGACCGTGACCATTCGTCCATCGCTCTCGTGAGCCACCCGTTCAATCATTCCATCCCGCTCCAGACCGTCGATTAGCCCCGTCATGGTTCCCCGCGTCACATCTGCCTTTTCTGACAGCTCTGATGGTGTCATCCGGTGCAGCGTATGGCAATGCAACAGGCTAAGGACGATGATTCGGCCCTGAGAGACTCCCAGCTTGGTAAGATCGGTATCTATTTCTCTGAAAATACCGTTAGCCAAGCGCGCAAAAGTCACAAAAGTCTCCATATTGTCCACTTCTGCTTCCTCTTGTCCAAAACTACGTAGTACCCCGCGTATAGAGTCATTATGAAAATTAAAATTCATGGCCTGTCCATTCCTTCCCTGATCCCGCTTGTTCCGTCAAACGATAGCTTCTCCATTCCTCCGGCAGCAAAGAAGCATACGGCTCCTTGGCAAACCGGTCATCTATCAGCACCAGCAAGCCTTCGTCATGCTCTGTGCGGATAAGCCTGCCCCCTGCCTGAAGAACCTTGTTCATCCCCGGATACACATACGCATAGTTGAATCCATTCCGTCCCTGTTCCGAAAAATAATCTCGCAGCACATCCCGCTCTGCGCCAATTTGCGGCAACCCGACACCAACAACTACGACTCCGTTCAAACGATCACCCGGCAAATCAACGCCTTCCGCAAACACGCCTCCCAGTACGGCAAAGCCAAGCAGGGTACGCTCTTGCCCCGGCTGAAAAGCCTCCAGAAAGTGATCCCGCTCCGGTTCGGTCATCCCTGGACTTTGTACCAGCGTTTCCACGGACACGCCCCGGGTCATAAATTCCTCATATACCTCTCGCAGATACGGATAGGAAGGGAAAAACACGAGCATATTCCCTTTACGTTCCTCAGCCAATCCCGCCAGCATATCTGCAATGGCCCCTTTCGAGCGCTCACGATCCCGATAGCGGATAGAGAGTGGTAACAGGCGTACATCCCATTGCTCCTGATGAAAAGGAGAAGGAACCTGCAACGTGTAATCTTCTTCCCTTGCTCCCAGCATGTCCCGGTAATACGCAAGCGGCGTCAACGTCGCAGAAAAATAAATCGCAGAGCGATAGCCCTTCACAGCCTGTCCCAGCAAATGCGAAGGATCCAGGCAGAACAGCTTGACCCGCACTTCACTGCGTCCCGCCTCAATATAAGTGACGTAGCGTTCATCGTACAAAGCTGCAATCCGCAGCATGTTTTGAGCGGCAAAATACGTATCCAACAGCAATGTATAGGCCGCTCCCGAGCTGCTCGTACTACCGACGCCCGTTAACAGTTCATGTTCGGCTGCCTCTACAAAAGGTGCCAATAGATCCAGCACCTCATGCGGTGCCACCGTATTTACTGCTTTTCCTGTATCCGCGTATAGCTTGCGCAATGCAATCATGTGCGCGTTAACTGCACTAGCCGACCCCGCAATCTCCGGGCTTAGCAGCTTGAATTCTTTTTTCAATTCCAAAAAAGACGATTTCAAAATTTCCGCCGAAAACATATCCCGGCCGCGTTCCACCAGATTATGCGCCTCATCCACCAGCACAACACCTTTTCGCTTGTGCTCCTCCAGCAGTCTTTTCAAGGAAATACGCGGATCAAAAACATAATTATAGTCACTGATTATACCCTCCGAGGCATATGCCACGTCCAGCGAAAATTCAAACGGACATACCCTATGCTTGCGCGCATAATACTCAATCACCGCCCGGGTCATCAACGTCTCGTTCGCCAAAATATCGGACACCGCACCGTTGATCCGGTCGTAATATCCCTCGCACATGCTGCATGCTCCGGCATCGCAATCATTTTCATCCTTGAAGCAGATTTTATCCTTCGCCGTCAAGGTTACTACATGCATATGCAGCCCTTGGGCCTGCATTTTGGCATACGCTTCTTCCGCTGCTGCGCGGGTTGTGGTACGGGCCGTCACATAATATACCCGGCTCACCAGCCCTTCACCGATGGCCTTGATTGCAGGAAACAGGGTAGATACCGTTTTACCGATACCCGTAGGCGCTTTAGCAAACAGATTGACCCCTTCTGCAATCGTCTTGTACACCGAACCCGCCAGAGGCCGCTGGCCTGAACGATACGTGTCAAAGGGAAAGGCCAGTGTTGCAATACTGGCATCCCGCTTCTCTGCATGTGCTCTCAGCAGGAATGCATACGGCGCATAACCCTCGACCATCCTCAGCGCAAAGGTCTCCAGCTCTGCAAAGGATAACTCCCGTCTGAAGCGCCGAATTTCTCCGCTGTATGCCTGTACATAAGTAAGCTGGGCCTGCATGGAATTGCGCTGCTCTTCGCGGGCAATCATATAGGCGTACAGAAACGCTTGCGCCCAATGCACAGGTTGACCGTCCCCCGGAATATCTTCGAGAGGAATGGAAACCGACTTGATTTCATCAACTGTCCATATGCCGTCCAGCTCAATCAGTCCATCACAGCGGCCCTCAACGATAAATAGAGCACCCTCATATAGAATTTCTGTACGCAAATGTACCTCTTTGCGGTCATGCTCCTTATAACTTTTTTGGATAAGCTGGTGTACGCGTGTTCCTTCCAGCATGCTGCTGTTCGAGCGGAAACCACCGTGAATGCTGCCGCTCCGATGCACATATTCCACAAGGGGTCGCACCGATATGTTAATTGGTTCCTTCATACGATCACCCGTTCCGATCATAGTCCTTTCACTTTATCACGAAGATAAAGGAAACGTAAGGGTCATAAGCATCGTTTATGGTCGATTGGTATTCACTCACACTTATTTTTTACCGAAATATAGAAGTGAGGCTTATTACTTTATTCTCAGCATTGTCAAACTCACATTACAGCATAAAGGATAGGGTTATGTTAAAAGAATTAATTAACAACTTCGGATTATTAACGAGCTTCTTATTCTTTGGAAATTTGCTTTCACGAAAATACGAACGTTACCTGGAAAAACATGTATTCCTTTATCGGGTAATGAACGGTTTAATGCTGGGACTGTTTGGTATTCTTTTAATGATGACTGGTTTATGGATCCGCGGGCATTTTGTGGTCGATCTGCGCCAATTGGCTATTATCATATCTGTTTATATGGGAGGACCAATATCCGGTCTGTTGACCACCCTGATCATAAGCCTGTACCGTATTTATATCACCGGTGGTTGGACAGATGTTTCTCTGACTGCTACTGTCAATTGCTTCATGACACTGGGCATTTCACTTACCTTCATTCGAGAAAAAAGCCTAACGCTCCGCAAATGGATGTCAGCCGTGCTTGGAGCTGCTGTTGTGTCGCTGTTATCTACTTTCTATGTGGTTAATCCTCCTGATAATGAAACTATTATAATAGTCACAACCGTTAAGTTGCTTGGCGGCCTGTTCACTTATTTTATGGTGTCCCATATCAAAAAAACAGAACGGGCCATTCATCTACTCGAAGACGCTGCGAATCGGGACCATTTAACCGGATTATACAGTCCGCGTGCTTTCGATGCGCTATTTGAAGAGGTCTTTCATACTTCCAAGGCTACTAAACAACCCTTTGGACTCCTGATGCTGGATATTGACCACTTTAAAAATATTAATGATACGTATGGCCATTTGAACGGTGACACCGTCTTAAACCAATTGGGAATTTTGTTAAACCGGGAGTCTACAAGGAAGACATACCCCTCCCGTAAAGGCGGAGAAGAATTTGCCATTCTGATTGGAGATTGCGACAGCCGGAAAGCAGCAAGCTTTGCCGAAAAGATTCGAAAGGCTGTGGAAAACGGTCCCTTTCAACTAAATGACGGAACGATCGTTTCTCTGACGGTATCTATCGGAGCAGGCAGCTTCCCTACCATTGCAGCGGATAAATTATTGGAGAAGGTGGACGACGCTCTATATGAAGCCAAACGCTCAGGACGCAATCGGGTAGAAATAGCAAAACGATAATTATAAGTCGCTAAATGTCTGGAAAGCTGGATTATTGTTAATAAAAAGTGGTAAAATGGAAATAAGATTTGTATTAGAAAATCTTCTGCCGTTAGAGGAGACATGCCTTACAATCGACATGGGGGGTGGGCTTTTTGGACCTCGAACAATTGGAAAAACTTATGGAAAAAGAACGCTGCGAACTAAATCGTATGGCAACCTTACATGGATTAAGGGATGAACGTGTATTGGTCAAATCCTCTCGACTTGACCGAATTATGGACAAGTATCTCCACACCAAGCGAGCGATAAATGGCGACAATCAGGCACATCCATAGAAGAAAGCTACACCGCTGCCCTTACGGGCAGCTTTTTTTGTACATAGCCTCGTGTTCCGCTGCCGTACCTGTACGTGTTAACTTTCCGGTAGGATACCCTCATCTTACTTATTTCTTCCCTTACTTCCTCGCTTACTACTTTCTTCGGTACTCCGTCCGCAGTAGTTCCTGCGTAAACGTAATCCATTCTCTCGCGGCAAAGGACAGATACCGATCCTTTCGCCAGATCATCCCTAGATGCCAGGGAATGACGGGATCAACGAGTGGAATAACACGCAATCGTTCAGAATCAAGTTCACGGCAAATCGCTTCCGGCAGTAGCGCTATCCCCAAGTTCGCAGCAACCATTTCGCTGATCAGGTCCCACTGTGAGCTTTCATAGACGACGCGCGGCTGGAAGCCAGCCCGGACACACTCTGCAATAATACGGTCATGCAGTGTAAAATCCTCGCGGAACAGTACAAACGATTCCTCCGCCAGCGCTGCCAGCGGTACCTCTGTACGCTCTGCCAGTACATGCGTAGGGTGAACCAGCAAGTTCAGCTTTTCCTCCACGAACAGAAACGTCTCGAATATATCCCCACTTGCTGGCAGCACAATTACACCAATATCCAGTGCGCCCGCGCCTACGTCCTGTTCTACTTTTTTTGCCCCATCCTCAAATAGCTGAATGGTCACATCGGGATATGCCTTGTGAAATTCCCCAATGACGCGTGGAAAAAAGCTCGATCCGACCATGGGAGGCAGACCGATACGGATGTGCCCTTTTTTCAGGTTCATCAAATCACTCAGCTCGGACGACAAGCTCTGGAAGGACTTCACAATCGCTTGCGCCTGAAGCTCAATCACCTTGCCCGCGTCCGTCAGCTCGATTCTTTTGCCGATCCGGTCAAACAAAGCGACACCCAATTCATCCTCCAGGCTTTTAATCGTCTTGCTGATCGTCGGCTGTGTAATAAACATGCTCTGGGCCGCCTTCGTAAAGCTGCGCAAGCGCGCGACCTCCAAAAAATACTGCAAATGTCGGATATCCATCCCATCACCTTCTTCCATAGACAAACGGAATACATCGTATTCTTTATATGCATTTTACTCATGAAAGCTTGTGATGTAAAATTTCATTACAGTTTGAAAAATAACGGAACTCATAGATAGGAGCCATTATATATGAAAAGCTTCATACGCGGTGTCCTCCAGATCGCCGTCCTGATGGCCTTTTCGCTCATCCTGAACGCGGTGGTCTCCTGGCTTCACCTGCCTGTACCCGGTAGCATTATCGGCATGCTGATTCTCTTTATTCTGCTGCAAACAGGCGTGATCCGCCTAAGCTGGATTGAGATCGGCGCAAACTGGCTGCTGGCCGAACTGCTATTATTCTTTATTCCCTCCGCTGTCGGCGTTATGAATTATTGGCCGATGCTGGAGCACGATGGTATGAGCATTATACTGGTCGTACTGCTTGGTACCTTTCTCGTGATGGCCTGCACGGGCATGATCGCCAGTCTGCTCGGCAAACGAAAGGAGCACAAATCATCATGATCGGTCTTCTATGTATTGTATTGACGCTCGCTATTTACTGGATGGCCAAACGCATGTACCGCACGCTCCCCAAGGTGTATATGTCTCCACTACTCATTACACCGATCATTATTATTTTAATTTTGACGCTTTCGGGTATAAATTACCGTTCCTATAACTCGGGTGCCCATTTGCTCTCCATGCTGCTCCAACCAGCCACGATTGCATTTGCCGTCCCTTTGTACCGATATTTCCCTGTGCTGAAAAAACATGCGACCCAAATCGTGCTTAGCGTGCTGTCCGGTTCAGTCGTAGCCGTAGTATCCTCCATGGTACTCGCCAAATGGATGCATCTGGATTCCTCGCTGATGAGCAGCCTGATTCCTCGCTCCATTACGACACCGATTGCCATGAATGTTTCACAAACGATTGGCGGTAATCCGACAGTCACGGCTGTGTTCGTTATTTTAACCGGATTGAGCGGTCTCATTATCGGTCCGATGATCGTGAAGCTGTTCCATATCGAAAATGAAGTTTCGCGCGGTGTACTGCTCGGTACCGGGGC carries:
- a CDS encoding DUF4181 domain-containing protein; translation: MSFALVLFIAAVIQFVLDKIISKTNEKISDTDGFIPYRWFIVIGGIVVILSVLFVKEPYKYVWIGVLLILVFGVRSIFQWKYIRSSQKHIISLLMMAISVVGTIVYVLI
- a CDS encoding IS3 family transposase, with the protein product MTYISDGTHFYYLSAIQDLFNNEIVAWQISDRNDVKLVLDTVEQWTRKRDVLEAVLHSDQGFQYTSQAYNTRLEAFSVKGSHSRKATCLDNACIESFFSHLKTEKLYLHQCKSEAEIHQAVEEYIYFYNYQRFQAKLKQRAPIEYRHALAA
- a CDS encoding nucleoside hydrolase gives rise to the protein MSQTNVYFNHDGGVDDLVSLFMLLQMEQVHLTGVSVIPADGYLEPATDASRKIIDRFGRNKGPVEVAKSNSRGKNPFPAAWRLHSFYVDALPVLNESGQMEAPLSALPAHQHLIEKVRGAEGKTLLLFTGPLTDLARALDEAPDIEAKIDKLVWMGGTFEKGNVEEPEHDGTAEWNVFWDPEAAYRVWQSGITIDLVALESTSKVPLTPAVRNRWAAERRYEGVDFLGNCYAGCPPLVYSETNSTYYLWDVLTTASVGRPDIVKKKTVHCSVIADGPSQGRTVEQAEGRPVNLVYDTDPEAFFTYMADLAKLAAPKRY
- a CDS encoding aspartyl-phosphate phosphatase Spo0E family protein, translating into MVSNLNAAGDGLLAIIEELRSELITKAQHEAFTDPSIVELSQRLDHYVVLAQQRKKKS
- a CDS encoding pentapeptide repeat-containing protein, translating into MFFYTDEVYEARDFGSMDAREGEWRNCEFIRCRFRGVEMNESLVEDCTFVDCDFTGAILNASHYKESAFTNCLFTSANLFVARFDNCKLVGSDFAGANMDGITITGGDWSYTNLRHADLRKQDLRKIRFKEADLTECNLEKADLREADLTRVRLHRAQLQGTDLRGAKMDGVNFKDLDITGAKLDIQQAVAVARSYGAKVEG
- a CDS encoding MarR family transcriptional regulator, giving the protein MNFNFHNDSIRGVLRSFGQEEAEVDNMETFVTFARLANGIFREIDTDLTKLGVSQGRIIVLSLLHCHTLHRMTPSELSEKADVTRGTMTGLIDGLERDGMIERVAHESDGRMVTVGLKEAGRELLVTVVPYYMKLIRACMSEFTTEDHEMMKGLLGKMKRGFERSLPKC
- a CDS encoding ATP-dependent DNA helicase codes for the protein MIGTGDRMKEPINISVRPLVEYVHRSGSIHGGFRSNSSMLEGTRVHQLIQKSYKEHDRKEVHLRTEILYEGALFIVEGRCDGLIELDGIWTVDEIKSVSIPLEDIPGDGQPVHWAQAFLYAYMIAREEQRNSMQAQLTYVQAYSGEIRRFRRELSFAELETFALRMVEGYAPYAFLLRAHAEKRDASIATLAFPFDTYRSGQRPLAGSVYKTIAEGVNLFAKAPTGIGKTVSTLFPAIKAIGEGLVSRVYYVTARTTTRAAAEEAYAKMQAQGLHMHVVTLTAKDKICFKDENDCDAGACSMCEGYYDRINGAVSDILANETLMTRAVIEYYARKHRVCPFEFSLDVAYASEGIISDYNYVFDPRISLKRLLEEHKRKGVVLVDEAHNLVERGRDMFSAEILKSSFLELKKEFKLLSPEIAGSASAVNAHMIALRKLYADTGKAVNTVAPHEVLDLLAPFVEAAEHELLTGVGSTSSSGAAYTLLLDTYFAAQNMLRIAALYDERYVTYIEAGRSEVRVKLFCLDPSHLLGQAVKGYRSAIYFSATLTPLAYYRDMLGAREEDYTLQVPSPFHQEQWDVRLLPLSIRYRDRERSKGAIADMLAGLAEERKGNMLVFFPSYPYLREVYEEFMTRGVSVETLVQSPGMTEPERDHFLEAFQPGQERTLLGFAVLGGVFAEGVDLPGDRLNGVVVVGVGLPQIGAERDVLRDYFSEQGRNGFNYAYVYPGMNKVLQAGGRLIRTEHDEGLLVLIDDRFAKEPYASLLPEEWRSYRLTEQAGSGKEWTGHEF
- a CDS encoding diguanylate cyclase encodes the protein MLKELINNFGLLTSFLFFGNLLSRKYERYLEKHVFLYRVMNGLMLGLFGILLMMTGLWIRGHFVVDLRQLAIIISVYMGGPISGLLTTLIISLYRIYITGGWTDVSLTATVNCFMTLGISLTFIREKSLTLRKWMSAVLGAAVVSLLSTFYVVNPPDNETIIIVTTVKLLGGLFTYFMVSHIKKTERAIHLLEDAANRDHLTGLYSPRAFDALFEEVFHTSKATKQPFGLLMLDIDHFKNINDTYGHLNGDTVLNQLGILLNRESTRKTYPSRKGGEEFAILIGDCDSRKAASFAEKIRKAVENGPFQLNDGTIVSLTVSIGAGSFPTIAADKLLEKVDDALYEAKRSGRNRVEIAKR
- a CDS encoding aspartyl-phosphate phosphatase Spo0E family protein gives rise to the protein MEKERCELNRMATLHGLRDERVLVKSSRLDRIMDKYLHTKRAINGDNQAHP
- a CDS encoding LysR family transcriptional regulator, with the protein product MDIRHLQYFLEVARLRSFTKAAQSMFITQPTISKTIKSLEDELGVALFDRIGKRIELTDAGKVIELQAQAIVKSFQSLSSELSDLMNLKKGHIRIGLPPMVGSSFFPRVIGEFHKAYPDVTIQLFEDGAKKVEQDVGAGALDIGVIVLPASGDIFETFLFVEEKLNLLVHPTHVLAERTEVPLAALAEESFVLFREDFTLHDRIIAECVRAGFQPRVVYESSQWDLISEMVAANLGIALLPEAICRELDSERLRVIPLVDPVIPWHLGMIWRKDRYLSFAAREWITFTQELLRTEYRRK
- a CDS encoding CidA/LrgA family holin-like protein, which produces MKSFIRGVLQIAVLMAFSLILNAVVSWLHLPVPGSIIGMLILFILLQTGVIRLSWIEIGANWLLAELLLFFIPSAVGVMNYWPMLEHDGMSIILVVLLGTFLVMACTGMIASLLGKRKEHKSS
- a CDS encoding CidB/LrgB family autolysis modulator, producing the protein MIGLLCIVLTLAIYWMAKRMYRTLPKVYMSPLLITPIIIILILTLSGINYRSYNSGAHLLSMLLQPATIAFAVPLYRYFPVLKKHATQIVLSVLSGSVVAVVSSMVLAKWMHLDSSLMSSLIPRSITTPIAMNVSQTIGGNPTVTAVFVILTGLSGLIIGPMIVKLFHIENEVSRGVLLGTGAHGTGTSKAFEFSSLTGTISSISMVLAALFTLAAAPFLFHLML